A genomic region of Brevibacillus sp. JNUCC-41 contains the following coding sequences:
- a CDS encoding LacI family DNA-binding transcriptional regulator: protein MKITIKDIAREAGVSTATVSHVMNGTKNISEDKTKLIKGIIDKYNYVPDIRAKNLRNLKTKTAGLVVSSFPDSHVSGIVNGVGKRARELGYQMLFINTIEDQEYEKETIKLLSSHMVDGIIITPSKMDSQYLKKYIEQNIPIIQVLRYDPNLPLIPKVTMDDFQAGYDATVHLLQHGHHHIGLIYAKADVTSTTGRIEGYKAALKDYNFTYNESYLELGNATVEGGLKATKYLINREKQITSLFILNDLMTVGAIQGLTALSLKCPEDIALIGFGDFPAANITCPPITNISMSSETVGQTAFDVLLNKINNPSYSRHIQIPASLMIRKSCGC from the coding sequence ATGAAAATAACAATAAAAGATATTGCAAGAGAAGCTGGGGTTTCTACCGCTACAGTGTCCCATGTCATGAATGGGACAAAGAATATCTCGGAAGATAAGACTAAACTAATCAAAGGAATAATTGATAAATATAATTATGTCCCTGATATCAGAGCGAAGAACTTAAGAAATCTAAAAACTAAAACGGCTGGTTTAGTTGTTTCATCATTTCCGGACTCTCATGTATCAGGAATTGTGAATGGAGTAGGAAAACGAGCTCGGGAATTAGGCTATCAGATGCTTTTTATCAACACAATTGAAGATCAAGAATACGAGAAGGAAACAATTAAACTTCTCAGCTCCCATATGGTAGATGGGATTATTATCACTCCTTCTAAGATGGACTCACAATATTTAAAAAAGTACATAGAACAAAATATTCCAATTATTCAAGTGCTTCGATATGATCCAAATTTGCCGCTAATCCCAAAAGTGACGATGGATGATTTTCAAGCTGGGTATGATGCAACTGTTCATTTATTACAACACGGTCATCACCATATAGGGTTAATCTATGCCAAAGCAGATGTCACTTCTACTACTGGAAGAATTGAAGGCTATAAGGCTGCCTTAAAGGATTACAATTTTACTTATAATGAAAGTTACCTAGAACTTGGAAATGCTACGGTGGAAGGCGGGCTGAAAGCAACTAAATATTTAATTAATCGTGAAAAACAAATTACCTCATTATTTATATTAAACGACTTAATGACAGTTGGTGCTATACAAGGATTAACGGCCCTTTCACTTAAATGCCCTGAGGATATAGCTCTAATAGGTTTTGGAGATTTTCCAGCAGCAAATATCACTTGCCCTCCGATTACTAATATTAGTATGTCTTCAGAAACAGTTGGTCAAACCGCCTTTGATGTACTCTTAAATAAAATAAATAACCCATCTTACTCCAGACACATTCAAATTCCTGCATCACTAATGATTAGAAAATCCTGTGGGTGCTAA
- a CDS encoding MFS transporter, whose protein sequence is MSSNETSMKRVAGASFVGALMEWYDFFLYGTASAIVLNKLFFPDLDPTVGTIAAFASFAIGFLARPLGGLVFGHFGDKIGRKSILVITLLMMGGSTFAIGLLPTYDSIGVWAPILLVALRLFQGFALGGEYGGASLLMIEHAPRNQRGFWGALLQSATPLGLLLASGTFTLVTLLPEAQFLAWGWRIPFVISIILLGVGTFIRFSVKETPAFQELKETGKEVKLPIVELFRAYPKSILIAFGARIGETVSFNLFNVFVISYVNTKLGLSSNVALTGVFVASAVAVVVSPLFGALSDRIGRKPVYLFGTSFLVLFAFPFFSLVNSGVAVIIYLAITLGYVLGTTALFSIQSVFFTEMFGTHVRYSGLSFVYQVSGIIGGFTPLIASSLLLWEGGVLYISLFLVCASLISLIATLFSKETFKKDISEIEKLKSEVHIEDEIKILK, encoded by the coding sequence ATGAGTAGTAATGAAACCTCGATGAAGAGGGTAGCAGGTGCTAGCTTTGTAGGTGCATTGATGGAATGGTACGACTTCTTCCTTTATGGGACTGCTTCGGCAATTGTATTAAACAAGTTATTTTTCCCGGATTTAGATCCAACGGTTGGTACTATAGCCGCTTTTGCATCATTTGCTATTGGTTTCTTAGCAAGGCCTCTTGGAGGACTAGTGTTTGGGCACTTTGGCGATAAAATAGGAAGGAAATCTATTCTTGTTATTACCCTTTTAATGATGGGCGGATCTACATTTGCAATAGGTTTATTACCAACGTATGATTCAATCGGAGTATGGGCGCCAATCTTGTTAGTAGCCCTGCGTCTATTTCAAGGGTTTGCGCTCGGTGGAGAGTATGGAGGAGCTTCCTTGTTAATGATAGAACATGCCCCAAGAAATCAAAGAGGATTTTGGGGAGCATTATTACAATCCGCTACTCCTCTAGGTTTGTTGTTAGCTTCCGGTACTTTTACATTAGTAACTTTATTACCTGAAGCACAATTTCTAGCTTGGGGATGGCGGATTCCATTCGTCATCAGCATTATACTTTTGGGTGTAGGTACATTTATACGATTTAGCGTAAAGGAGACTCCTGCTTTTCAAGAACTAAAAGAGACTGGCAAGGAAGTAAAACTGCCAATAGTAGAATTGTTTAGGGCATATCCGAAAAGTATTTTAATTGCATTTGGGGCAAGGATAGGTGAAACCGTAAGTTTTAATTTGTTCAACGTTTTTGTCATCTCTTATGTTAACACAAAATTAGGACTTTCAAGCAATGTAGCATTAACAGGAGTATTCGTAGCATCAGCAGTTGCAGTAGTCGTTTCACCCTTATTTGGTGCTTTATCTGATCGAATAGGTAGGAAACCAGTATATCTATTTGGGACATCCTTTTTAGTACTCTTCGCTTTCCCATTTTTCTCCTTAGTCAACTCAGGGGTTGCGGTTATCATTTATCTAGCTATTACGCTAGGTTACGTTCTTGGTACAACAGCTTTATTTAGTATCCAATCGGTCTTTTTTACAGAAATGTTTGGTACCCATGTACGTTATAGTGGCTTGTCATTCGTATATCAAGTATCAGGTATTATTGGAGGGTTTACACCTCTAATTGCTTCATCATTATTGCTATGGGAAGGCGGAGTTTTATACATTTCACTTTTCTTAGTATGTGCTTCGCTTATTTCTTTGATAGCTACTCTCTTTTCAAAAGAAACATTTAAAAAAGATATTTCAGAAATTGAAAAACTAAAAAGTGAAGTTCATATAGAAGATGAAATTAAAATTTTAAAGTGA
- a CDS encoding NAD-dependent succinate-semialdehyde dehydrogenase produces MNNSIKTKAKKLFINGEWTEAFSGKTFDVLNPATKKVVATVFYGSTEEARLAIKSANDAFPKWAALTAKERGDYLTKLYELMLKEKESLAELITLEMGKPIKEARGEIELAAEYLLWNAEEGKRIYGESIPATSPSKRLQVLKQPIGPVGAITPWNFPVSMLTRKLGPALAAGCTFVVKPASKTPSSAIRLFELIEQVKFPKGVLNLVIGSSKHIGNEMMENPAIKKITFTGSTAVGKKLIEGSAQQVKKVSMELGGHAPFIVFEDANLEEAAEGVIISKYRNSGQTCICLNRLYVQKSVKSQFEVLLTEKVKSLKMGNGIEESTEVGPLVDEEALKRVEFQVEDALEKGAIILTGGKRKAVNELFFEPTLLSNATSDMEISYEETFGPVAPIYTFESEEEVIEAANKTDYGLAAYFYTNDLGRSIRVAEKLEYGIVGVNDATPTVVQAPFGGVKQSGLGREGGHQGVEEYLETKFISIKI; encoded by the coding sequence TTGAACAATAGTATAAAAACAAAAGCAAAAAAACTTTTTATCAATGGCGAGTGGACTGAAGCTTTTTCTGGTAAAACGTTTGATGTTTTGAATCCTGCTACTAAAAAAGTTGTAGCAACAGTTTTTTACGGTTCTACAGAAGAAGCTAGGCTGGCAATTAAATCTGCGAATGACGCTTTTCCAAAATGGGCTGCATTAACTGCTAAAGAACGTGGGGACTATTTAACGAAGTTATATGAATTAATGCTTAAAGAAAAAGAAAGTTTAGCTGAATTGATCACACTTGAAATGGGCAAGCCGATTAAAGAAGCTAGGGGAGAAATTGAGTTAGCGGCAGAATACTTATTATGGAACGCGGAAGAAGGAAAACGAATATACGGTGAAAGCATACCTGCAACAAGTCCGTCTAAACGCTTGCAGGTATTAAAACAACCCATTGGACCAGTAGGAGCAATCACGCCATGGAATTTTCCTGTTTCGATGTTAACAAGAAAACTGGGGCCAGCATTGGCTGCAGGTTGTACATTTGTTGTAAAGCCAGCCAGTAAAACTCCTAGCAGTGCTATTCGTCTTTTTGAACTGATTGAACAAGTTAAATTTCCGAAAGGCGTACTCAATTTAGTCATTGGAAGTTCTAAACATATCGGAAATGAAATGATGGAAAATCCAGCTATCAAAAAAATTACATTTACTGGATCAACCGCTGTTGGGAAAAAGCTTATTGAAGGATCAGCTCAGCAAGTTAAGAAGGTATCAATGGAATTGGGAGGACATGCTCCATTTATTGTTTTTGAAGATGCAAACCTTGAGGAAGCAGCTGAAGGAGTTATCATAAGTAAATATAGAAATAGCGGTCAGACTTGTATCTGTTTAAACCGTCTCTATGTGCAAAAATCTGTAAAAAGTCAATTTGAAGTTCTGTTAACTGAAAAGGTGAAAAGTTTAAAAATGGGAAATGGTATCGAGGAATCAACCGAAGTAGGACCACTTGTAGATGAAGAAGCTTTAAAAAGGGTAGAATTTCAAGTGGAAGATGCCTTGGAAAAAGGGGCGATCATCCTAACTGGGGGAAAGCGGAAGGCTGTTAATGAATTATTTTTTGAACCAACACTCTTATCAAATGCCACTTCAGATATGGAGATATCTTATGAAGAAACTTTCGGTCCCGTTGCACCAATTTATACTTTTGAGTCAGAAGAAGAAGTGATCGAGGCGGCAAATAAAACTGATTATGGACTCGCAGCATATTTTTACACAAATGATTTAGGAAGAAGCATCAGGGTAGCTGAAAAATTAGAGTATGGAATAGTTGGCGTGAATGATGCCACACCAACTGTGGTTCAAGCACCCTTTGGAGGAGTAAAACAAAGTGGCCTCGGAAGAGAAGGTGGACATCAGGGAGTAGAGGAATATCTTGAGACTAAATTTATTTCTATTAAAATCTAA
- a CDS encoding NAD(P)-dependent oxidoreductase: MKIGFIGLGKMGSGLAKNLIRSGFEVMLFDINHEAIKAVTKLGGRSASSPIEIASNADVVFTSLPLPKHLLQLLIENDKLLQEMKPGSVLIDVSTIDPNTARVIADEAEKNSVEFLACPLGKGPAQAEEGTEPIFAGGKEVVFNCYKEMLEQIGRPVSYLGDVEQSTAFKLISNMVGMANLSVMSEGFQLAIQAGIDPSQFKELLHDTGANSAQLNLRGPLILENDYTPMFSVDLAEKDVRLGVEMAETINYTAQFSKLALDHLQEAQNMDLGNKDAAAVYQTFQKRVESKS; encoded by the coding sequence ATGAAAATCGGGTTTATTGGACTAGGCAAAATGGGGAGTGGACTTGCAAAGAATCTTATTCGTTCAGGTTTCGAAGTAATGTTATTCGATATTAACCATGAAGCTATAAAAGCAGTAACGAAATTAGGGGGCAGAAGTGCTTCTTCTCCGATTGAAATAGCTTCAAATGCAGATGTAGTTTTTACAAGTTTGCCTTTGCCAAAACATTTACTTCAATTGTTAATTGAAAACGATAAACTTCTCCAAGAGATGAAACCAGGGTCTGTACTGATTGACGTTAGTACCATTGACCCTAATACGGCAAGAGTGATTGCGGATGAGGCAGAAAAAAATAGTGTGGAATTTTTAGCCTGTCCTCTAGGCAAGGGGCCTGCTCAAGCGGAAGAAGGTACAGAACCCATTTTTGCTGGGGGCAAAGAAGTTGTTTTTAACTGTTACAAAGAAATGTTAGAACAAATTGGGCGACCTGTTTCATACTTGGGAGATGTTGAACAATCAACGGCTTTTAAACTGATCAGTAATATGGTAGGAATGGCAAATTTATCAGTAATGAGTGAAGGGTTTCAATTGGCTATCCAAGCAGGAATCGATCCATCACAATTCAAAGAGTTATTGCATGATACTGGGGCAAATTCAGCCCAATTAAATTTGAGAGGGCCGTTAATTTTGGAAAATGATTATACGCCAATGTTTTCTGTAGATTTGGCCGAAAAAGATGTACGACTTGGTGTAGAGATGGCAGAAACCATAAATTATACTGCCCAGTTTAGTAAATTGGCCTTGGATCATCTTCAAGAAGCACAAAATATGGATTTAGGAAACAAAGATGCTGCAGCCGTATATCAGACATTTCAAAAAAGAGTAGAGTCAAAGTCGTAA
- a CDS encoding hydroxyacid dehydrogenase: MKILITELIWEEGIKKLADKGFEIEYDETLWSKREQLLEIIPRFDAVIVRNQTNVDHDLLTSGINLKAVGRLGVGLDNIDLKIAKEKNIKVVYAKHANATSVAEYVITAMLNVQRPLHLAELDVREGNWNRKKYTCGELYQKTIGLVGLGEISHRVSKRAKAFGMNVIGYDPFVTEYDHILSETGVEIKSLLNDVLSKSDFVSLHVPLTPQTYSLIGQNELKLMKPTSYIINTARGGIIDENALAEALNHNMISGAFLDVLEVEPLDLGHPLLECKNAFITPHIAGLTNESQIRTSSLVAKEIIKVLSGKVSLCVV, from the coding sequence ATGAAAATATTAATTACAGAACTGATTTGGGAAGAAGGAATAAAGAAACTGGCGGACAAAGGTTTTGAGATTGAATATGATGAAACCTTATGGAGTAAGAGGGAACAATTACTTGAGATTATTCCTCGTTTCGATGCTGTGATTGTAAGAAACCAAACAAATGTAGATCACGATTTATTGACTTCGGGAATTAATTTAAAAGCAGTAGGTAGACTTGGTGTGGGCCTGGATAATATAGATTTAAAAATAGCTAAAGAAAAAAACATAAAAGTTGTTTATGCTAAACATGCCAATGCAACATCTGTGGCTGAATACGTTATCACTGCAATGTTAAACGTTCAGAGACCTCTTCATTTAGCTGAATTAGATGTAAGAGAAGGAAATTGGAACAGAAAGAAGTATACTTGCGGGGAATTGTATCAGAAAACAATTGGTTTAGTTGGCTTGGGTGAGATTTCTCATCGGGTGTCAAAAAGGGCTAAAGCTTTTGGAATGAATGTGATAGGCTATGATCCGTTTGTGACCGAATATGACCATATTTTATCTGAGACAGGTGTTGAAATCAAATCATTGCTTAATGACGTATTGTCTAAATCAGATTTTGTTTCACTTCATGTTCCATTGACACCTCAAACTTATTCTTTGATTGGACAAAATGAGCTGAAATTAATGAAGCCAACCTCTTATATTATTAATACTGCCCGAGGAGGAATCATAGATGAAAATGCTCTTGCAGAAGCATTAAATCACAACATGATATCCGGTGCTTTTTTGGATGTTCTTGAAGTAGAACCTCTTGATCTTGGACACCCACTACTTGAGTGTAAAAATGCTTTTATCACACCACACATCGCTGGCCTAACTAATGAGTCTCAAATCCGTACTTCTTCATTAGTGGCTAAAGAAATAATTAAAGTACTGAGTGGAAAAGTGTCCTTATGCGTTGTTTAA
- a CDS encoding UxaA family hydrolase: MSKNSHTETPVKNNAEAQPLLSTHKFLIHHQGDHVGVATTPIQKGEKVVGIYMDDNTEVEVEALDDIPLGHKISLVKLNAAEPVLKYGVQIGLTTKSCMVGDYVHTHNIKTARW, translated from the coding sequence ATGAGCAAGAATAGTCATACGGAAACACCCGTGAAAAATAATGCTGAAGCTCAACCATTGTTATCCACTCACAAATTTCTGATTCACCACCAAGGTGATCATGTAGGTGTGGCTACAACTCCGATTCAAAAAGGGGAGAAAGTAGTTGGTATCTATATGGATGATAATACGGAGGTGGAAGTGGAAGCACTAGATGATATCCCCCTAGGGCACAAAATCTCTCTTGTTAAGCTAAATGCAGCAGAACCTGTACTGAAATATGGTGTTCAAATTGGGCTAACAACGAAATCATGTATGGTGGGCGATTACGTCCATACTCACAATATTAAAACGGCGAGGTGGTAA